A window of the Arenibacter algicola genome harbors these coding sequences:
- a CDS encoding 3-keto-disaccharide hydrolase: MNTKTLFLCLFTAALSIQMIGQNKHGGTPPEVSPMPMKPQMTEIWEPEVEVVVPAKKLGDAPSDAIILFDGKNLDQWTSQKDNSKPAPWKIVDNDHLEVVPGSGGISTKMKFGDCQIHLEFSAPDVVEGESQGRGNSGLFLQNRYELQILDSYNNRTYRNGQAASIYKDEAPLVNAMKSPLEWNTYDIIYTAPRFKEDGRLDAKARITVLHNGVLVQNNTVINGITYYIGLHNYPSAHGDDVISLQDHGNKTQFRNIWLRKL; encoded by the coding sequence ATGAATACCAAGACTCTTTTCCTTTGCCTATTTACAGCTGCACTATCAATACAAATGATAGGTCAAAACAAACATGGGGGAACCCCTCCAGAAGTATCCCCAATGCCCATGAAACCACAAATGACCGAGATATGGGAACCGGAGGTTGAAGTTGTGGTACCGGCAAAAAAATTAGGGGATGCTCCGTCTGATGCCATTATATTATTTGACGGTAAAAATTTGGACCAATGGACCAGTCAGAAAGATAATTCCAAGCCGGCCCCATGGAAAATTGTAGACAATGACCATTTGGAGGTAGTACCAGGATCGGGCGGTATTAGCACGAAAATGAAATTTGGGGACTGTCAAATACATTTGGAGTTCAGTGCTCCGGATGTGGTTGAAGGAGAGAGTCAGGGCCGGGGCAATAGTGGATTGTTTTTACAGAATAGATACGAACTTCAAATATTGGACTCCTACAACAACAGAACTTACCGTAACGGACAGGCTGCAAGTATCTATAAGGACGAGGCCCCTTTGGTAAATGCCATGAAAAGTCCGTTGGAATGGAATACCTACGACATAATTTATACGGCTCCCCGATTTAAGGAAGACGGTCGTTTGGATGCAAAAGCAAGAATAACAGTGCTACACAATGGCGTTCTGGTACAAAATAATACCGTGATAAATGGAATTACCTACTATATAGGTTTACATAATTATCCCTCTGCCCATGGGGATGATGTAATTTCCCTTCAAGATCACGGCAACAAAACACAGTTCAGGAACATTTGGTTGAGAAAATTATAG
- a CDS encoding SusC/RagA family TonB-linked outer membrane protein: protein MNKLKSLMLVLLMGVSTVSWAQTTVTGTVLDEQNIPLPGANVVVKNTTNGVVTDFDGNFSISVSNTNAVLVVSYIGYVGKEVKLDGSSSYTITLAEDATGLEEVVVIGYGSVKRTDLTGAVASLDAQAITEQKKTDISQALQGHVAGVDVRANNNKPGAPISIDIRGNTVIQNTNETRDGLNDDLAADLSSPLYVVDGVFFDDINILNPADIQQIDILKDASATAIYGSRGANGVVIISTKNGVEGRTVFTYETTVGINSVANKPDMYNGDEFVGFVEDVIRSRNWQGLFDFNTPYYPTVDDYNNTPVDYSDEFRSSNEEADNVANRRYTDWQNDYIKTGIQTSHNVGMSGGRNGLTYNGSIGYLSNEGVMGIEKFDRYNLNTSITKKVSDKFTVGLKAYLSLSERETGSNELFRSTLRLSPTVNPRDPNGDLILFPDDQDGRFLNPYYEANENAWLSNTKTLDVITNVFLQYQPADWISFKTQFAPNLRTTRYGSQFGLLTKSARNEEARTRAYYNAFFNTSYSWDNIVDLNFDIAEGHNLKTTLISSVYYRQDEGSRIETRNFDTDSYRYYNTAAGLDVQTYATDYEKETLSSFAGRLNYSINDKYLFTFTGRYDGSSKLAVGHEWAFFPSAAFAWKVSEENFLQDLDWLSNLKLRLSYGESGNDNVAQPYQSLAFLNGTDYVFGSDHLNGVQVAGLANYDLTWERSKEYNFGVDLSILNNRVRLGLEVYNKKTVDAILGKTLSAISGYSTAIGNYGSVSNKGVEITLNTTNIQTENFKWTTSLNYARNKNEILELDGGIDKLPYGNHGVRQIGEPVDAIYSYKIEGIWQLDEAAEAHSYNAFPGQWKYADLNNDGVLNQDDNTVIGSISPDWIGGMTNTFAYKNLDLSVQMYTRQGSYGHSEFYNNFVPWQNDRAKFNKLDMDYWTPNNPDAKFPAAHYASTGDNYYTSFDFVKIGNIGLGYNASQALLDKLKMSSLRLTLDVQNPFTFTDYAGPDPETGLNNSYNAGYMIKTVLFGLKLSL from the coding sequence ATGAACAAACTGAAATCTTTAATGCTCGTCCTTTTGATGGGTGTATCAACGGTTTCCTGGGCACAAACCACTGTGACGGGAACCGTACTGGATGAACAAAATATTCCGCTCCCAGGAGCCAACGTTGTGGTAAAAAACACTACCAATGGGGTAGTGACAGACTTTGATGGAAATTTTTCCATATCCGTAAGTAATACCAATGCGGTATTGGTAGTATCCTATATAGGATATGTTGGTAAGGAAGTAAAATTGGACGGTTCCTCTTCCTATACCATAACCTTAGCCGAAGATGCTACAGGTCTTGAAGAGGTGGTCGTTATTGGTTATGGATCTGTTAAAAGAACCGACTTAACTGGAGCAGTCGCCTCATTGGATGCCCAGGCAATTACCGAGCAGAAAAAAACCGATATTAGTCAGGCATTGCAAGGGCATGTAGCCGGTGTTGATGTAAGAGCCAATAACAACAAACCCGGTGCACCAATATCAATTGATATTAGGGGTAATACCGTTATACAGAACACCAATGAAACCCGTGATGGGTTAAATGATGACCTTGCTGCCGACCTTTCTAGCCCATTATACGTGGTCGATGGCGTTTTTTTTGATGATATAAACATTTTAAACCCGGCTGATATCCAACAAATAGATATTTTAAAGGATGCTTCAGCTACGGCAATTTATGGCTCTAGAGGTGCCAATGGTGTAGTAATTATATCTACTAAAAATGGTGTTGAGGGAAGAACGGTCTTTACTTACGAAACTACTGTAGGTATAAACTCAGTTGCTAATAAGCCTGACATGTACAATGGAGATGAGTTTGTAGGTTTTGTTGAAGATGTCATAAGGAGTAGAAACTGGCAAGGGCTTTTTGATTTTAATACACCTTATTACCCAACGGTGGACGATTATAACAACACACCTGTAGATTATTCGGACGAATTTAGATCATCAAATGAAGAAGCCGATAATGTGGCTAACCGCCGCTATACCGATTGGCAAAACGATTATATAAAAACAGGTATACAAACCAGTCATAATGTAGGTATGTCCGGTGGTAGAAATGGGTTGACATATAATGGATCAATAGGTTACTTGAGCAATGAAGGGGTAATGGGAATAGAAAAATTCGACCGATACAACTTAAATACTTCCATAACCAAAAAAGTGTCCGATAAGTTTACGGTAGGATTAAAAGCATATTTATCGCTATCAGAACGTGAAACAGGTAGTAATGAATTGTTTAGAAGTACCTTGCGTTTATCGCCTACGGTGAATCCTCGTGATCCCAATGGCGATCTTATTCTATTCCCTGACGATCAAGATGGTCGTTTCTTAAACCCATATTACGAAGCTAACGAAAACGCATGGTTAAGTAATACCAAAACGCTGGACGTCATAACCAATGTCTTTCTACAGTACCAACCAGCAGATTGGATAAGCTTTAAAACACAATTTGCCCCTAATTTAAGAACTACTCGATATGGATCACAATTCGGACTGTTAACAAAATCTGCCAGAAATGAGGAGGCTCGTACACGTGCGTACTATAATGCGTTTTTTAATACTTCTTATTCATGGGATAATATTGTTGATTTAAACTTTGATATCGCTGAAGGACATAACTTAAAAACTACCTTAATATCGTCGGTATATTATAGACAAGACGAGGGTAGCCGGATTGAAACCAGAAACTTTGATACTGACTCATATCGATATTATAATACAGCTGCCGGATTAGATGTACAAACTTACGCAACGGACTATGAAAAAGAAACCTTGTCCTCTTTTGCTGGTAGATTAAATTATAGTATTAACGATAAATATCTGTTCACCTTTACGGGAAGGTATGATGGGTCTTCCAAACTGGCAGTTGGGCATGAGTGGGCATTTTTCCCATCGGCCGCATTTGCTTGGAAAGTTAGCGAGGAAAACTTCTTACAAGACTTAGACTGGTTGAGCAATCTTAAACTACGTTTAAGTTACGGTGAGTCCGGTAACGACAATGTGGCTCAACCTTATCAATCATTAGCGTTTTTAAATGGAACCGACTATGTTTTTGGAAGCGACCACTTAAATGGTGTGCAAGTTGCAGGATTGGCCAACTATGATTTAACATGGGAACGCTCCAAAGAGTATAACTTTGGTGTAGACTTAAGTATACTTAACAATAGAGTACGTTTAGGACTGGAAGTTTACAACAAAAAAACAGTGGATGCCATCTTAGGCAAAACCTTATCGGCAATATCAGGTTATAGCACGGCAATTGGTAATTATGGATCTGTAAGCAACAAAGGTGTCGAAATAACCCTAAACACCACCAATATCCAAACAGAAAATTTTAAATGGACTACAAGTTTAAACTATGCACGGAACAAAAATGAAATTTTAGAACTTGATGGAGGTATAGACAAACTTCCTTATGGAAATCATGGTGTACGCCAAATTGGAGAGCCTGTAGATGCTATTTACAGTTACAAAATAGAAGGAATATGGCAATTGGATGAAGCTGCGGAAGCACATAGTTACAATGCCTTTCCCGGGCAATGGAAGTATGCCGATCTTAATAACGATGGGGTTTTAAATCAAGATGACAACACTGTTATTGGATCCATATCACCTGATTGGATTGGAGGCATGACAAACACTTTTGCCTATAAAAATTTGGATTTATCTGTACAAATGTACACCAGACAAGGTTCTTATGGACATTCGGAGTTTTATAACAACTTTGTTCCATGGCAAAACGATAGGGCAAAATTTAACAAGTTAGATATGGATTATTGGACACCCAACAATCCGGATGCCAAATTCCCTGCAGCTCATTATGCCTCAACTGGAGATAATTATTACACTAGTTTCGATTTTGTTAAAATCGGGAACATCGGTTTAGGATATAATGCTTCTCAAGCCTTGTTGGACAAGCTCAAAATGTCCAGCTTAAGGTTGACGCTAGATGTTCAGAATCCGTTTACGTTTACCGATTATGCCGGCCCAGATCCTGAAACCGGATTGAATAATTCATATAACGCTGGTTATATGATAAAAACAGTATTATTCGGACTTAAGTTGTCGTTATAA
- a CDS encoding RagB/SusD family nutrient uptake outer membrane protein encodes MKINKNIKQGIALLVFSIVLNSCNEFIQEDAYSDVTSETFINEGNADQLVVGVYTATRGYYRNHGYKFEGTDLFTTKSELSSFSSSNDYNNFEAPETNGVWSSNYNVIAKANTAINRFENQISWSDANLNAKAYGIAQARALRALAFFNLAVQYGGVALDLEEPLSIRNDYTRSTEEETFALIISELEAAIPTLEDDPETGRFSKRAAQHLLSEVYLTRAYKSFAGSNDFQTAADLAVQAIDGYDIRSQSFADVFSYDNQVNDEVLFAAQWENNEFTDDRNNNKHSLFMFGVQELPGVSRSNQYGVSSGNQMMTPYFYSLFAANDTREDATIHRVLYADEEAAWGDDTIVPGDTVVYFPKQALDVTELTDKLDRYWVYQPDQYLFGKPSDIPGVNYLYSTGLFTHFPIMKKFDDEVYNDENGGARDTFIFRVAGTHLLAAEAFLGAGNTAQALLHLNRVRERATGVADHYAAIDLDVILEERALELAGEANRWAVLKRMGKLEERINLYNPHVIDHGAFDSTKHLLRPIPTREIALSPNTMEQNPNY; translated from the coding sequence ATGAAAATAAACAAAAATATAAAACAAGGTATAGCCTTACTGGTTTTTTCAATAGTATTGAATTCCTGTAATGAATTTATCCAAGAGGACGCATATTCGGATGTAACCAGTGAAACTTTTATAAATGAAGGTAATGCGGATCAATTGGTAGTTGGAGTTTATACAGCTACACGGGGCTATTATAGAAATCACGGCTATAAATTTGAAGGAACCGACCTATTTACCACAAAGAGTGAACTGTCTTCGTTTAGCAGTTCAAACGATTACAATAATTTTGAGGCACCCGAAACCAATGGGGTATGGAGTAGTAATTATAACGTAATTGCCAAAGCGAATACAGCGATTAACCGTTTTGAAAACCAAATTAGTTGGAGCGATGCCAATCTAAATGCCAAAGCCTATGGTATAGCCCAAGCACGTGCCTTAAGAGCATTGGCATTTTTTAATTTGGCCGTACAATACGGTGGTGTAGCTTTAGATTTGGAAGAGCCGTTAAGTATACGTAATGATTATACACGTTCAACGGAAGAAGAAACATTTGCTTTAATTATTAGTGAATTGGAAGCCGCTATTCCAACACTTGAAGATGATCCGGAAACAGGGCGATTCTCAAAAAGGGCTGCGCAACATCTATTGTCAGAAGTGTACTTGACTAGGGCATATAAATCATTTGCCGGAAGCAACGATTTTCAAACAGCGGCAGATTTAGCTGTTCAAGCTATCGATGGGTATGATATTAGAAGTCAATCGTTTGCTGATGTGTTTTCTTATGATAATCAAGTAAATGACGAAGTACTTTTTGCTGCTCAGTGGGAAAACAATGAATTTACAGATGATAGAAATAATAACAAACATTCCTTATTTATGTTTGGTGTGCAGGAATTACCAGGTGTAAGTAGATCAAATCAATATGGTGTATCATCTGGTAATCAAATGATGACGCCATATTTCTATTCCTTATTCGCTGCCAACGATACTCGTGAAGACGCAACCATACATCGCGTACTTTATGCGGACGAAGAGGCTGCATGGGGCGATGATACAATTGTTCCCGGTGATACTGTAGTATATTTCCCGAAACAAGCACTTGATGTAACGGAACTTACCGATAAATTGGATAGATACTGGGTATATCAACCAGATCAATACTTATTCGGTAAGCCAAGTGATATTCCGGGGGTAAATTATTTGTATTCTACTGGACTTTTTACACACTTCCCGATCATGAAAAAATTTGATGACGAGGTTTATAATGATGAAAACGGTGGTGCGCGGGATACCTTTATCTTTAGGGTTGCCGGAACTCATTTACTAGCCGCAGAAGCCTTCCTGGGAGCCGGAAATACTGCTCAGGCCTTATTACATTTGAATAGGGTTAGGGAAAGGGCAACAGGCGTAGCCGATCATTATGCGGCCATTGATTTAGATGTCATCTTAGAGGAGCGCGCATTGGAATTAGCAGGAGAAGCTAACCGTTGGGCAGTGCTCAAACGTATGGGTAAGTTGGAAGAAAGAATTAATTTGTACAACCCACATGTCATAGACCATGGTGCTTTTGATTCTACAAAACATTTATTACGACCAATACCCACTAGAGAAATAGCTCTATCTCCAAACACGATGGAGCAAAATCCTAATTATTAA